TTTTTTGATGGACAAGTACACGGTAGACTTTATTTACTCTCTGCTGATTTTTTAATGTTATTAATCGCTGCTGGAGTTCGACCAATTTGTTGAATCTTTTGTTGATTAGTTCAGGCGGAAGTTGATTTAAAAGTCCAGCAGGTGTATCTTTTTCACGACAGTATTTAAAAACACCGAACCAATCAAAATAACCATTTTTTAAAAAATCATAGAGTTCATTGAATTCTGATTCGGTTTCTGTTGGAAATCCAGCGATTATTGTAGTTCGCAGGGTTATTCCTTTTAATTTTTTCATTAACCTTAGTATTTCTTTTTTTGTGATACGACGATTCATCAATTTGAGTATACGATCGTTTATATGCTGAATTGGCATATCAAGGTATTTGCACACCTTTGGATTAGTTTTTATCTCTGAAATTAATTCATCGGTCAGTGATTTTGGATGGGCATATAGCAATCTTATCCATTCAATACCCTTTATTTTTGAGATTTCTTTTATCAGGGGCACAATCATCTTTTTATTATACAAATCCAATCCGTACTGGGCAGTATCCTGGGCAATGATAAGCAACTCTTTTGTTCCGATTTCTGCCAGAGCCCTTGCTTCATTAATCAGGTCATCAAAGTTTGAACTTTTAAATTCACCCTTTATCAAAGGTATTGTGCAGTATGAACAACGATTTGAACAGCCATCGGCAATTTTTAGATAAGCGTAGCCCATGGTTGTTAATAGTCTCACATCGCCTGTTGCATTTTTTTTAATAAGATCTTTAATAAGTTTCTTTCGCTCACTGATATTATACCAATTTTGGATTTCAGGAAATTTTCTGGATAAAAATTCT
This DNA window, taken from candidate division WOR-3 bacterium, encodes the following:
- the rimO gene encoding 30S ribosomal protein S12 methylthiotransferase RimO, yielding MNKVYFISLGCPKNLVDSERIMGILEKNGLILGASLQESNIVIINTCGFIKPALKETEKEIKKILKLNNKKVYVYGCAVNRAREFLSRKFPEIQNWYNISERKKLIKDLIKKNATGDVRLLTTMGYAYLKIADGCSNRCSYCTIPLIKGEFKSSNFDDLINEARALAEIGTKELLIIAQDTAQYGLDLYNKKMIVPLIKEISKIKGIEWIRLLYAHPKSLTDELISEIKTNPKVCKYLDMPIQHINDRILKLMNRRITKKEILRLMKKLKGITLRTTIIAGFPTETESEFNELYDFLKNGYFDWFGVFKYCREKDTPAGLLNQLPPELINKRFNKLVELQQRLITLKNQQRVNKVYRVLVHQKNKDFIGHTEFSAPDIDGQIIIKRDDIQLGKFYLLKITGMKGVDLYAC